The window ACAGACTCTTTGGCTTTATCTGCATCATAGGCAAACTGAGGGTAGGGAATAACAAGCTGTTCATTTACCAGTACTAAGGCATCTCCGGCAATAAGTGTTTTTTTCTCTTTGACATAAAGTGATATGTGTCCCTCAGTGTGTCCAGGAGTAGAAATAATCTCTATGCCTGAGCCAATAGGCAGGATCTGGTGATTTTCCAGGATATCATTTACCTCTACTGCCTCAACACTTTCCAGCGTCTTATGAAATTTAAGAGCCTCTGCCTTATCACCATCAGATAAAGTCGGATATATTTTTTCAGCTTGTTCCAATCGTAAGGATTTTTTCTGCTTTTCAATATATCTTTTCATTGCCGTCCGATAAAAACTGATTTTAATTTTGCTTGACTTCCAACCGTCATATTATCAGACATGTTTTTTTAGTTTTCTATTATTCTCAAAAGTAAGCCCCCCTGAAAAGGGTGAGCATCCCTAAATTCTTGTCATCCCGTTGCCAGTCTCGTTCCGGATTTTCTAAAAATCTCATCAAATGCAAGTAATTGAACAGGTGTATCCTGCAAAATGATACCAGGTTCGAGAATGCCCAGCGCCGTTTCAACCGCTTTTGAACAACCGTGAGCAAGAGGTTCACGATCAAGGCGCAATATATCTGTGTTTTTATCGCGTTCTCGTTGTCCCCGAGGAAGTACTTCAAGGGGAAG of the Petrimonas mucosa genome contains:
- a CDS encoding MBL fold metallo-hydrolase; the protein is MKRYIEKQKKSLRLEQAEKIYPTLSDGDKAEALKFHKTLESVEAVEVNDILENHQILPIGSGIEIISTPGHTEGHISLYVKEKKTLIAGDALVLVNEQLVIPYPQFAYDADKAKESVKNLFTYEIEEIICYHGGLVRGNWKDMNIG